The Scleropages formosus chromosome 21, fSclFor1.1, whole genome shotgun sequence DNA segment TTCCTTCACCCGGCTGGTAGATTGTTACCTGCAGGAGAAAATTAGGCCCAgtactttttattaaaattttaatacgACACAGCAATTAGATATATGTTATAACTAAAGTAGTACATAAATTCTGGAGATaattcaaattgttttaaaataaaatttgcctACTTTGACGCAGGGTGGCTTTTTAAAGCTTGTGTTGAGTGAATACCTTCACTTTGTATTTGCTAGAATGAGGAGTTAAACATGATGTACTACTCTAGCAGAGCTGAAACAGGACAGCTTCTCAGCTGAGAGATCCCAGTTGGAAACGCTGTCAAACTGGCTGACAGCACAGTTACACTGAACAAAAGCCTGAAAGAGCCAAAAACTCTCACCATGGACCCATCGCTGGAGATGCGGAGCACCTCTTTGACCCGCTCCTGAGAGCCCTGGCCCTTGAGAAGCTCCATGCACACCTCACCTGTTTCAAGGATGCTCACCTGTAGAGATATCACATGTATAAGTCTTCGTGCTGCAGTAAATCAAGGCCACAAGAGAACACAGTACTAgctgctttacacacacatgACAACTACACAGAACACTGAATCCAAAGGAGGCCAGTGTCATTTTCAATCTGGTGATAACAGCAGtaattatgggggggggggggggggggagaagaaaatatagtgaaaacacaaaactgtaaATTATATCTTGTGATACTCTTTCAGTGCATAACACCAGAAAGCAGCTTCAGCACTCTTTCCACGTGTCACCATTAGTACATTAAAAGGGAAAGTACAGATTACCTATGAGTACTTCAATAGGAAAGTACTGCACTACTTCACAGATTTCTTTAAAATCAGATTCTGCATGAAACAGGAAGCCAGTGAAATATAGCAATCTGATATTTATCTAGATGTAATATAGGCTCGATTTTGGTTTCCAGCTGCTTCATTTTGTACCAAATAAATCTATCCATTTTGGCAGTCCTGTTTTAAGGTCAAAgacaagaatattttttttttccttttcagcatttTGGTTCATTCTGATAACTGTGCTAAACAAATAGCTAGGATGGAGATCTAAGTGACAGACAAACAGTTGCTTACCACagcattctttgttttttgtcttatgGGCTTCAGTCTACCTGAAGACAGAGGTGGCAACATGTTCCTGACCAGCTGTTTCTGCTGGACAGCACTTGTCTCTCTTTGTGGAAGCAGATCATCTTTAGGTGGAGGCTGGCAACTGCTGCTTTGGGTGGCAGGAACACAGGCTCTGGGTTGGGATCGGAGCTGGGCCTGGGCCTCCTGGTCACCGCGGCAGCTGCTGTTGGCCATGTGAGGGCTTGTGTCTGTGGAGTTGTGGAAGGAACCTGGGGAGAACATCCTCGTCATAGGCAGACACTCACTGCTATTAATACTACAGTTCGCAGCATCACCATCTCCACAAGTGTAATCATTTGAACTATAGTCAAATGCTCTGCATCCACAGGCACTTTCCATCACAATTATTGTCACTACATTCCCACCAATATAGTTCCTTACAGCCTCATTTTCAAAGCCACTACTGCTACATTTCCAGTATATTTAACTCCCCAGAAATGGTTTTCTCTGACAGTCTTATGCATCAGTATTAAAGGTCGAGAAAGGCTTACCTTCAGTAATCCAGCATGGAGATCCCTCTGAACCCTGATGGGTGAGCGACAGTAGCTGGTGCGCAGGTGCACAACATTTGGAACTGAAAAAGTGGCGTTTAACTTAAGACACCGCTTGAAACCAACATTTCAGAGTCACTTAAACAGTAcactatacagtattttaaaatttatttggcAGCATGATATAGTGGACAATAAAGTAGATCAATACTTACGTGGATGTCACTTTGACTGGGAGTGAGGTCTGATATTTGGGCTCTGGAGATGAGCTGCTGCAAGTCTCTGGCAAGGCCTCTGCTGAGTAGCATCTCTCAAGACCCCTGCTACCCACAGCCGGGAGTGTGTTTACATAGGAGTTTAGCTGATCAGATGAGTGAACCCTTCGCAGACAGCGAGAGTGAGACTTCCCACTGTCactcccctgtgttgccgttgGTCTGATCCATGTCACGGGGGCATTGGATTCTTGCTGCCACCCTCTGTCCTCAGAGGCCAAGTCAATGTGCTGCAGGGCCAGGTTAGCTGGAGGCACGATACGATTAGGCAATGTTGACTTAATCACGTGTCGAGCCTTCTTGTGGAAGAAGCTGCTGCTCCTGGTGGTGTTGGTGGACAATGCAGAAACAGTGGCAATGCCGCTGTCTACAGACCTTTCTAGACCCCCAAGATCTGTGCCCCTTACTGAGAAATGACCCGTCATGAAGGGGTGGTCCAGCACTGCGGAAAGGCTGGGACGCTCCGCTGGGTTCTTGCGCAGCAGCAGTTGGATAAGATCCTGGGCCTCCTGGGAGATGTGGGTCGGCATTTCATACTCGCCCAAGACAACCCTGTTCAGGGTGTGCTTGACGGTGTCGGTGTCAAATGGTGGACGGCCCATTAAAAAGGCATAGAACATGCAGCCAATAGACCAGACGTCTGACTCAAGCCCATGGGCACTTCGAGTAGCCACCTCCGGGGAGATGTAGTTAGGGGTCCCACACATGGTGAAGTGCTTCTCGGAAGGGAGCTTCAGCTGAGTGGCCAGACCAAAGTCCGCAATTTTGACATTCATACTGCTTGTGAGGAGCAGGTTGGACAGGGTCAGGTCCCTGTGCATGATGCCGTGGGTGTGCAGGTACAACAAGCCCTTCACTATCTGACGCATAAAGTGCCTTGctgcaaacacaaaacattttaaatcattacTACAAAAAACACCCTAAACAGCAAActaacgggatgccagtccatttgATGTGTAGCtctgcgtgcgcacacacacacacacacacacaca contains these protein-coding regions:
- the plk4 gene encoding serine/threonine-protein kinase PLK4, which gives rise to MEDFKVLNLLGKGSFACVYKAKSVNTGLEVAIKMIDKNAMHKAGMAQRVSNEVEIHCRLKHPSILELYSYFEDSNYVYLVLEMCHNGEMSQCLKNRKKPFTEDEARHFMRQIVKGLLYLHTHGIMHRDLTLSNLLLTSSMNVKIADFGLATQLKLPSEKHFTMCGTPNYISPEVATRSAHGLESDVWSIGCMFYAFLMGRPPFDTDTVKHTLNRVVLGEYEMPTHISQEAQDLIQLLLRKNPAERPSLSAVLDHPFMTGHFSVRGTDLGGLERSVDSGIATVSALSTNTTRSSSFFHKKARHVIKSTLPNRIVPPANLALQHIDLASEDRGWQQESNAPVTWIRPTATQGSDSGKSHSRCLRRVHSSDQLNSYVNTLPAVGSRGLERCYSAEALPETCSSSSPEPKYQTSLPVKVTSTSKCCAPAHQLLSLTHQGSEGSPCWITEGSFHNSTDTSPHMANSSCRGDQEAQAQLRSQPRACVPATQSSSCQPPPKDDLLPQRETSAVQQKQLVRNMLPPLSSGRLKPIRQKTKNAVVSILETGEVCMELLKGQGSQERVKEVLRISSDGSMVTIYQPGEGKAPPVLDCPPSPPEDIFICSYEDLPEKYWKKYHYASKFVQLVKSKTPKVTLYTKYAKCMLMENSPNADVEMSFYDGTKIHRSAELVRIVEKTGKSFTVKGEVGLSGLSPETKAYMEQFSEGHHMCLALEAAVSAEEQRSSRTTPFFPITIGRRPTNAGFPNPTSQSIQAGRSSHVPAEGPTKMTPISPSMISCDSSDFTSGNLTKSCTPVSSNQDSSDLAGKVLKSVFVPKIGWASQLTSGEVWVQFNDGSQLVVQAGVSSISYTSPEGHTTRYKENEKLPQHVKEKLHCLSSILGLLACPAGQH